The DNA segment ATTGGCGGCACATCTGGCTGAACGAGGGCTTTGCGACGTACGCGGAATGGTTGTGGTCCGAGGTCTCCGGCGACCTCCCCGCAGCCGCCCTCGCGGCCCGGTGGCATGCCTGGGCCGCGTCCCAGCCCTCCCGCGTGATCGTCGCGAACCCCGGCGTGGACCGGATGTTCGACCCGGTCGTCTACAAACGAGGCGGCTTGACCGTGCACGCGCTGCGGGTGCGCCTGGGCGACGAGGCGTTCTTCGCGTTCGTCCGTTCCTGGGTGGCGACGTACCGGCACCAGACCGTGACGGACGCGCAGTTCCGGGCGCACGCGGCGCAGTTCGCGAGTGGGTCGCTGGACGGGTTGTTCGCGGCGTGGCTCGATCGGCCGGCGCTGCCACCCCTGCCGCGCGGCTGACGGTTCAGCCGGGCGGGAAGCGGAGGCGCTCGAATGAGGGCGACGGGTAGCAGGTTCGAGCCCACTCATCTGGGTTGGATCAAGCCGAGAAATCTGTCAACGTCGACTAATTGACCATGACTGGTTACCCAGAAGCCGCCTCCATAATCGTCCGGAGCGACTTCGACTCGGGCTTCGCCCTCCGTCAGTATCCGGATGTACGAATCAATGAGCTCGGTGACGTTCTCAACCACGAGGAGCATGTCTGACTCCGTCGCGTTCGTAATGATCTGGCCGTCACGCCCGCCCTCGCCGGGCAGGAAGTCGAGAAAGAGGAAGACACCGGCCGATCGGTCCTCCATGATCGGGATCCGCCGGGGGTGGAACGGGATCTCTCGGACTCCGTTGGCTTGGAGGGCCTCGGCCGGATCTTCCTGATCGTGATATTCGAGCAATTCGCGCCAACGCAGTCCGACCTCGCGGGCACTGAGCAGCCGGGACCGTTCTGGTGGAAGGCCCAAGTCGATGTTCGGATCTTGGCCGTCGATAGTGCGTAGCAGATTCCGGTAGTCAGCCGGAAGTTCTATGCCGACGGTGCTTTCGAGTTCGGCGATTGCCTCTGGTGAACAGCCCGGCCGTGTGAACGGATCGGCGCCGAATGGGCTTTGTTGAAGAATCTCTGACAGTCGGCCGATCGAATCTCCGAGATCACTTCCAGAACCAGGCACTCTTCACACCCTCCGCCCACTTGTCGGTAAGGTTCCTCAGCTTCTTCATTGGCTTCACGTACCACGTGGTCACGGTGCCTGCTTGCTTACCGCGCGAGGTCGCAGAATGCGGGTAGAATCGGAAGCCCCCTTCAGCTCCGGCTCGAACGACGCTCACCGGTGGCTGATGGTCGGGAACCCAATTGTCTTTGCCGGCGATCTCCGAATCGGTGCCCTTTTGACGGATCCCGGTGCCGGGAACTGTAATGCTCCTATCCGAGTGATCACCGCCGTCGTCGGCGTAGCCCACGGCGTCCACGGCGTTGCGCACATCGTTGCTGAAAGTCTGGGCAGCAGTAGCCTCTACCTGTGCGTGCGAACCATGACCCTCCAGGTACCGGCGTCGGTCGCCAGCCTCGCTCATCACTTGGTTGTGCGCCTCTTCAGCCGTCAATTCCGTGGCCTTGTCCGCGCCTTCGGCCTTCTCCTCGGGCGAAGCAGAGTAACGATAATCCCAATTCTTCCCTCCATCGACGACACCGAATGATTTGAAGACTGGATGCGACCGCTTGACGATGCCGGCCACCTGATCGGCCGCTTGCCGGGTGAGTTTTCCCTGCTTGAGACGCTTGCGCTGCTCTCGACGCATCTGCGCCAGCCCTGCGGCGATCTTCGCGGACTTGTCCGGTTCTTCCGCGTGAGCCTTCTTGCCTTTCCGTCCTTTGGAGAACATCGCCTTGATCTTCGTCCAGGCCTTTTTGATCAGGGTGACGATCTTGTCGATGACCCAGTCGAGGGCTCGGCCCACCGTGCCCGCGAGCTTGGTGAAGAAGCCCTTCACCCGGGCGGGGATCCCGCCCAGGCCCAGGATCGCGGCCAGGACGCCGATCAGGACCGGGATCGAGCGGGCGAGGGCCTTCTCGATCAGAGCCGGGACGCCGCCCGAGCCGCCTCGGGCGATGGCGATCACCGCGTCCAGGACCGCGTTGACGAACTCGATGATCTGCTTGCCGCGCTCGACGATGAAACGGACGATGTCGATGATCAGCTTGCAGGCGCGGATGAAGGCCGAGGCCGGGTTGAGCAGCGAAATGATCCACATGATGCCGGCCTTGAGGACTTCCGGCACCAGGAACGTGGCGATGTTCTCGAAGAGGTTCTTCTTCAGGTCGCCGACCCGGGTCTTGATGTCGTCCCAGACCGCGACGACGCCTTCGCGGGCGATCCGGGCCAGGATCGGCACCGCCGTCTCGATGTAGCCGATCGCCTGCTGCATCGGCTTCGGCAGCTTCTTGACGATGCGGCCGCGGATGGCCTGGATCGTGAGGCCCAGCAGGCTCGCCATCATGAGCAGCAGGCTCTTGGCGTCCAGCTTCTGCGGGATCTGCAGGCCGGCCTGAGCCGCCGCGCCGAGCAGCCAGGTGAGCATGCCGTCGAGCAGGTGCTTCCAGATGTTGCCGAGGAAGCCCTTCAGCCCGGCGCCGACCGCGGACACCAGGTTGCGCAGGAAGCCGATCGGGTCCTTCAGGATCAGCATGACCGCCTGTGCCGCCTTGGCCAGCACGCCCAGCAGCAGGTCCTTCAGCTCCAGGATGGTCTTGATGACGCCCTTGACCGCGTCGATCGCCTTGGCGACCAGGCCCTTGTTCTTCTCCTTCTCGGCAGCGATCTCGTCGTCGACGGCCTTGAGCGCGTCGCTGTACTTCGTCGCCAGGGTGTCGACCAGTTCGGTGCCCTTGTCGTCGACGGACTGGGCCAGGTCGTCGAAACGGCCGGTGAACTCGGCGGCGGCCTCCCGGGCGATCGCCTTCTGATCGGCGGGCAGCTTGTCGATGGCCGCCTGCAGCTCGGTGCGGCCCTGGGCGATGCGCTGCTTGGCGCGGGCCAGCTCGGCGGCGATGAGGTCGGCGATCGACTCGATGACGCCGCGCATCGCCCGTACGTAGCCGGCGCGGGCCCGGACGAAGATGTCGTCGGCTTCCTTGGGCAGGCCCAGCAGCTTGTCGCGCCCCCAGCGGTACCAGCCGAGGCCCCCGCTGTACCGGCGATCCTTGTACGCGTCCATCTCGCGCCGGTGCTCGGCGGTGAACGCGTCGCGGGCCGCCTTCTCCTTCTCGGTGAACTGGCTGTCCACCTTGTGGTCCAGGCCGGTGAGGATGTCCTCGACGTCCTTCTTCGTGGCGTCGAAGACCCGTTGCAGCAGCGCGGTGACGGCTGCCTGCTTCTGCTCGTCGGAGCTCTGCGCCTTACCCTTGCCGGCGGCGACCTGCTGACCCGCGGCGCGCCGGTCGGCGGCGATCGCGGCCATGCCCTCGGCGCCTTCCCGGCCCGCGGCGGCCTTGCCCTCGGCCAGAGTGGCGCGCTCGTCGGCCCGTACCCTGCCCGGGGCCTCCGCCGAGTGCGTCCCGGCCGTCTTGCGCTGGTCGAGCGCTCCGGTGAACTGCGGCTCGTTCGACGTCGCCAGCTGCGGCTCGGTGACCTGCGCGTCGGCCATCTGCTGGTCGATCCGGCGCGGCCCGGCGGAGAAGTCGGTCGCGGCGGCCGGCGCCGGGTCGGGCACGGCCAGGCGCGGGTCGGGGCGTCCGGGCGGGCCGGGCGGCCGGTCCGATTCCAGGGGTACGACCTGCTTGTCCACCACTCCCGAGGTGTCCGGCCCGGCGGCGGTGGTGGCCGCGATCTCGCCGGCCGAGGTGGCCTTGCCGGCCTCGACCTGACCCTGCACCTCACCCTTGACCTCGGCGGCCTTGCCGGACTCGGCGAACTCGTCGGCCTGCTCCAGGTTCTGCGGTGCACGAGCGGCGATGGCCTTCTCGACGGCCTGGACGAAGGCGTTGCGATCGAACTCGCGGGGCTTCGCCGCATCCATGTTGTCGGCCTGGGCGG comes from the Actinoplanes sp. OR16 genome and includes:
- a CDS encoding SMI1/KNR4 family protein; protein product: MPGSGSDLGDSIGRLSEILQQSPFGADPFTRPGCSPEAIAELESTVGIELPADYRNLLRTIDGQDPNIDLGLPPERSRLLSAREVGLRWRELLEYHDQEDPAEALQANGVREIPFHPRRIPIMEDRSAGVFLFLDFLPGEGGRDGQIITNATESDMLLVVENVTELIDSYIRILTEGEARVEVAPDDYGGGFWVTSHGQLVDVDRFLGLIQPR